A region of Planktothrix tepida PCC 9214 DNA encodes the following proteins:
- a CDS encoding AAA family ATPase encodes MEYAIFDARYHYTGRKPEKPVEYADKKVYPYIAKKGLIEAVNLAMELDRPLLLKGEPGCGKSCLAATVAYELDLPYFERTIKSTSRASDLCYRYEGIKQLRDANLAQLNQLSEEKIKQLDEPSNYIIPGIFKQAFETEKRAVVLLDEIDKADLDFPNDLLELLEKKQFVIEEIGETIQAKYSPIIFLASNDERDLSDAFLRRCLVYFLEFPDPDQLEKILESRFDDVLDQNLVKTVIERFETLREEMSGKKVSTSELIDWFTVLKRYDKDQVIQELNKGGLPFSSVLLKNWEDHQNYLLERGELDE; translated from the coding sequence ATGGAATATGCTATTTTCGATGCTCGCTATCATTACACAGGAAGAAAACCCGAAAAACCTGTGGAGTACGCTGACAAAAAGGTTTATCCCTATATTGCTAAAAAAGGGTTAATAGAGGCTGTTAATTTAGCGATGGAATTAGATCGACCTTTACTATTAAAAGGTGAACCGGGATGCGGGAAAAGTTGTTTAGCTGCGACGGTTGCTTATGAATTAGATTTACCCTATTTTGAGCGCACGATTAAATCTACCAGTCGAGCTTCAGATTTATGCTATCGATATGAAGGAATTAAACAACTTAGAGATGCTAATTTAGCTCAACTTAATCAGCTTTCAGAGGAAAAAATTAAACAATTAGATGAGCCTTCTAACTATATCATACCAGGGATTTTTAAGCAGGCTTTTGAAACTGAAAAAAGGGCAGTTGTTTTGTTAGATGAAATTGATAAAGCTGATTTAGATTTTCCGAATGATCTCTTGGAACTTTTGGAAAAAAAACAATTTGTGATTGAAGAAATAGGAGAAACTATTCAAGCTAAATATTCCCCTATTATTTTTCTTGCTAGTAATGATGAACGGGATTTATCCGATGCGTTTTTAAGGCGTTGTCTAGTTTATTTTCTTGAATTTCCTGACCCAGACCAACTGGAAAAAATTTTAGAAAGTCGCTTTGATGATGTGCTAGATCAGAATTTAGTGAAAACTGTAATTGAACGATTTGAAACTCTACGAGAGGAAATGAGCGGAAAAAAAGTTAGCACCAGTGAACTAATTGACTGGTTTACAGTTTTAAAACGCTATGATAAAGATCAAGTCATTCAAGAATTAAATAAGGGTGGATTACCCTTTTCTAGTGTTCTGCTCAAGAATTGGGAAGATCATCAGAATTATCTATTAGAAAGAGGTGAATTAGATGAGTGA